AGCGCGCCAGCACAACGACGAACGCCGCCTGCCCTGGCGCCGCCTGACCGAGGAATACACCAGCCCCAGCAGCGGCGAAACCTACCTGCTGATCTACCGCATCCCCCACCCCGAGCTGGCCGCCTGGCATCGCGAGAGCCTGATCTGGCCGCTCAGCGCCCTGGGGATAGCCCTGGTGGTGCTGACCCTGTTCAGCCTGCTGGTCACCCTGTCGATCACCCGCCCGCTCAGCCGCCTGCGCGGCGCCGTGCACGACCTGGGGCAGGCCAGTTACCAGCAGAACAGCTTGGCCCGCCTGGCTGTGCGCCGTGACGAGTTCGGCGTGCTGGCCAACGATTTCAACAAGATGGGCGCCCGCCTGCAGAGCCTGATCGGCAGCCAGCGCCAGTTGCTGCGCGATGTCTCCCACGAGCTGCGCTCACCGCTGGCGCGCCTGCGCATCGCCCTGGCCCTGGCGGAGCGCGCCGACCCCGAGCAGCGCCAGGCCCTGTGGCCGCGCCTGACCCGCGAATGTGACCGGCTGGAGGACCTGATCAGCGAAATACTTGTGCTGGCCCGGGTCGATGCCGAGCAGGCCCATGCCGAACCCGTGGATCTCAACGCCCTGCTGGGCAGCGTGCGCAAGGATGCCCAGCTCAGCGCACCGGAGCAGGAAGTGAAGCTGGAGGCACAACCGGGCCTGGTGCTGCAGGGGTGGCCGACCTTGATCGAGCGGGCGCTGGACAACCTGCTGCGCAATGCCCTGCGGTTCAATCCGGCGGGGCAGCCGATCGAGATTCGCGCGAGCCGCGAGCAGGAACGGATCGTGTTGAGCGTGCGTGATCATGGGCCCGGCGTGGCGGTGGAACACCTGGCGCAATTGGGGGAACCGTTCTTCCGCGCTCCGGGAC
This genomic stretch from Pseudomonas entomophila harbors:
- a CDS encoding sensor histidine kinase, which encodes MEVLVLRSLFWRILASFWLAITLVAGLSILLGHMLNQDAWILSRHPGLNNLASHWAQHYEQEGLESSQRFLERRKQRYRIDVQVLDDSGDAVVPGTFPRRAAAFEARQHNDERRLPWRRLTEEYTSPSSGETYLLIYRIPHPELAAWHRESLIWPLSALGIALVVLTLFSLLVTLSITRPLSRLRGAVHDLGQASYQQNSLARLAVRRDEFGVLANDFNKMGARLQSLIGSQRQLLRDVSHELRSPLARLRIALALAERADPEQRQALWPRLTRECDRLEDLISEILVLARVDAEQAHAEPVDLNALLGSVRKDAQLSAPEQEVKLEAQPGLVLQGWPTLIERALDNLLRNALRFNPAGQPIEIRASREQERIVLSVRDHGPGVAVEHLAQLGEPFFRAPGQDAPGHGLGLAIARKAAERHGGTLTVGNHPQGGFIATLEFPCDISVG